Proteins found in one Streptococcus criceti HS-6 genomic segment:
- the plsY gene encoding glycerol-3-phosphate 1-O-acyltransferase PlsY, which translates to MESIIFIVIAYLMGSIPSGLWIGKIFYHKNIREYGSGNTGTTNTFRVLGKTAGTVTFLIDMLKGTLAVLLPIWCGAATISPLIIGFFAVIGHTFPIFASFKGGKAVATSAGVLLGFSPLYCLFLLAIFFTILFLTSMISFSSIAVSLLGLVTLFTFPAIHFILPSYDWLFTLVVSCLALIIITRHKDNMVRIRNKEESLVPFGLNLTHQHPKK; encoded by the coding sequence ATGGAATCTATTATTTTTATCGTCATTGCCTACCTCATGGGCTCTATTCCCTCGGGGCTTTGGATTGGTAAGATTTTCTACCACAAAAATATTCGCGAATATGGCAGCGGAAATACTGGGACGACCAATACCTTCCGTGTATTGGGAAAAACAGCTGGAACAGTTACCTTTTTGATTGATATGCTCAAGGGTACCTTGGCTGTCCTTCTGCCTATCTGGTGCGGGGCAGCTACTATTTCTCCCCTCATCATTGGTTTCTTCGCCGTTATAGGGCATACTTTTCCTATCTTTGCCAGCTTCAAGGGAGGCAAGGCAGTCGCCACCAGTGCCGGTGTTCTCTTGGGCTTCAGCCCCCTTTACTGTCTCTTCCTACTGGCCATCTTCTTCACAATCCTCTTCTTAACCAGTATGATTTCTTTTTCGAGTATCGCCGTTTCTTTACTCGGACTGGTGACTCTCTTCACTTTTCCTGCTATCCACTTCATCCTGCCGAGCTACGACTGGCTCTTTACTCTGGTCGTCTCTTGTTTGGCCTTGATCATTATTACACGACACAAGGATAATATGGTGCGCATTAGAAATAAGGAAGAAAGTTTAGTTCCCTTCGGATTAAATCTGACCCACCAACACCCTAAAAAATAA
- the parE gene encoding DNA topoisomerase IV subunit B: MTKKEISITNYNDDAIQVLEGLDAVRKRPGMYIGSTDGTGLHHLVWEIVDNAVDEALSGFGDRIEVILHQDGSVSVTDSGRGMPTGMHATGKPTVEVIFTVLHAGGKFGQGGYKTSGGLHGVGSSVVNALSSWLEVEITRDGAVYKQRFENGGKPVTTLEKIGTAPKSKSGTKVTFKPDDTIFSTTDFKFNTISERLKESAFLLKEVTLVLKDERTDEAAEFHYENGVQDFVSYLNEDKETLTPVIYFEGEDQGFQVQVAMQYNDGFSDNILSFVNNVRTKDGGTHETGLKTAITKAMNDYARKTGLLKDKDKNLEGSDYREGLSAVLSILVPEEHLQFEGQTKDKLGSPLARPVVDSLVSDQLTFFLMENGELASSLVRKAIKARDAREAARKARDESRNGKKNKKDKGLLSGKLTPAQSRNSKKNELYLVEGDSAGGSAKQGRDRKFQAILPLRGKVLNTEKAKMPDILKNEEINTMIYTIGAGVGPDFNLNDINYDKIIIMTDADTDGAHIQTLLLTFFYRYMRPLVEAGHVYIALPPLYKMSKGKGKKEQVAYAWTDGELEELRQKFGKGSVLQRYKGLGEMNADQLWETTMDPDNRTLIRVTIEDLARAERRVSVLMGDKPAPRRQWIEDNVKFTLEESTVF, from the coding sequence TTGACTAAAAAAGAAATTTCAATTACTAATTATAATGATGATGCCATTCAGGTACTAGAAGGGTTGGATGCAGTCCGCAAACGTCCTGGGATGTATATCGGCTCGACCGATGGAACGGGCCTCCACCACCTAGTTTGGGAGATTGTCGATAATGCTGTCGATGAAGCCCTGTCTGGTTTTGGGGATCGCATTGAAGTGATCCTTCATCAAGACGGTTCGGTCAGCGTGACCGATAGTGGTCGGGGGATGCCGACTGGCATGCATGCTACAGGCAAGCCTACAGTCGAGGTCATTTTTACCGTGCTCCATGCCGGGGGTAAATTCGGCCAAGGCGGGTACAAGACTTCTGGCGGTCTGCACGGGGTCGGATCTTCTGTTGTCAATGCCCTGTCCAGCTGGCTGGAAGTTGAGATTACCCGTGACGGAGCTGTTTACAAGCAACGCTTTGAAAATGGGGGCAAACCCGTTACTACCTTAGAAAAAATCGGAACGGCACCGAAGTCCAAGTCAGGCACCAAGGTCACCTTTAAGCCTGATGATACCATTTTTTCAACAACTGATTTCAAATTTAATACCATTTCTGAGCGGCTCAAGGAATCAGCCTTCCTACTCAAGGAAGTGACTCTGGTCCTCAAGGACGAACGCACAGATGAAGCAGCTGAATTTCATTATGAAAATGGCGTACAGGATTTTGTTTCCTATCTCAATGAAGATAAGGAAACCCTGACCCCCGTTATCTATTTTGAAGGAGAAGACCAAGGCTTCCAAGTTCAGGTCGCCATGCAGTACAACGATGGCTTTTCAGATAATATTTTATCTTTTGTTAATAATGTCCGCACCAAGGACGGAGGAACTCATGAGACAGGACTAAAAACAGCCATCACAAAGGCCATGAATGATTATGCCAGAAAGACAGGCCTGCTCAAGGATAAGGACAAAAATCTGGAAGGTTCAGATTACCGCGAAGGCCTCTCTGCCGTCTTATCTATTCTGGTTCCTGAGGAACATCTGCAGTTTGAAGGGCAAACCAAGGACAAGCTGGGCAGTCCTCTGGCTCGCCCTGTTGTTGATAGCTTGGTTTCAGATCAGTTAACCTTCTTCCTTATGGAAAATGGTGAGCTGGCCTCCAGTTTGGTTCGTAAGGCAATCAAAGCGCGTGACGCCCGTGAAGCAGCTCGCAAGGCCCGAGATGAAAGCCGTAATGGTAAGAAAAATAAAAAGGATAAGGGGCTTCTTTCAGGAAAACTGACCCCTGCTCAATCTAGAAATTCTAAGAAAAATGAACTCTACCTAGTCGAAGGAGATTCAGCCGGCGGATCAGCTAAGCAGGGACGTGACCGCAAGTTCCAAGCTATTCTACCACTGAGGGGGAAGGTGCTTAATACAGAAAAAGCCAAGATGCCCGATATCCTCAAGAATGAGGAGATCAATACCATGATTTACACGATTGGTGCTGGCGTTGGACCGGACTTCAATCTTAATGACATCAACTATGATAAGATTATCATCATGACTGATGCGGATACCGATGGTGCCCATATCCAAACCTTGCTTTTGACCTTTTTCTACCGTTACATGCGTCCTCTAGTCGAAGCAGGGCATGTCTATATTGCTCTGCCGCCCCTCTATAAAATGTCCAAGGGCAAGGGTAAGAAGGAGCAGGTAGCATACGCCTGGACGGATGGTGAGCTGGAGGAGCTCCGTCAGAAATTTGGTAAAGGCTCAGTTCTTCAGCGCTACAAGGGGCTGGGCGAGATGAATGCTGACCAGCTCTGGGAAACAACCATGGATCCTGACAATCGCACCCTGATTCGTGTAACTATCGAAGACCTAGCCCGTGCCGAACGCCGTGTCTCCGTCCTCATGGGAGACAAACCTGCCCCACGCCGCCAATGGATTGAGGATAATGTCAAGTTTACCTTGGAAGAAAGTACGGTGTTTTAA
- a CDS encoding branched-chain amino acid aminotransferase encodes MTVDLDWENLGFEYHKLPYRYLSYYKDGKWDEGKLTEDATLHISESSPALHYGQQAFEGLKAYRTKDGSVQLFRPDQNAARLQRTADRLLMPQVPTDKFIDACKQVVKANEDYVPPYGTGATLYLRPLLIGVGDVIGVHPADEYIFTVFAMPVGNYFKGGLQPTNFLIQDDYDRAAPHGTGAAKVGGNYAASLMPGDIAHNTGFSDVIYLDPATHTKIEEVGSANFFGISKDDEFVTPLSPSILPSITKYSLLYLAEHNLGLKPVQGDVFIDDLDRFKEAGACGTAAVISPIGGVQHGDNFHVFYSETEVGPITRKLYDLLTGIQFGDVEGPEGWIYKVD; translated from the coding sequence ATGACAGTTGATTTAGATTGGGAAAACTTGGGTTTCGAGTATCACAAACTTCCTTATCGCTACCTTTCTTATTACAAGGATGGTAAATGGGATGAAGGTAAACTGACGGAAGATGCCACGCTGCATATTTCTGAAAGCTCTCCGGCTTTGCATTATGGTCAACAAGCTTTTGAAGGATTGAAGGCTTATCGCACCAAAGATGGTTCCGTTCAACTTTTTCGTCCTGACCAAAATGCGGCCCGCCTGCAACGAACAGCTGACCGTCTCTTGATGCCACAAGTACCGACTGATAAGTTTATTGATGCTTGTAAGCAAGTTGTTAAGGCTAATGAAGACTATGTACCGCCTTACGGCACAGGAGCCACCCTTTATCTGCGTCCTCTTTTGATTGGGGTCGGCGATGTTATCGGGGTACACCCAGCTGATGAATATATTTTTACAGTATTTGCTATGCCGGTTGGTAACTATTTCAAAGGTGGCTTACAGCCAACTAACTTCTTGATTCAAGACGACTATGACCGAGCTGCTCCTCATGGTACAGGCGCTGCTAAGGTTGGTGGTAATTATGCAGCCAGTCTTATGCCTGGTGACATTGCTCACAATACAGGCTTTTCAGATGTTATCTATCTGGACCCCGCTACCCACACGAAGATTGAAGAAGTGGGGTCAGCAAACTTCTTCGGTATCAGCAAGGATGATGAATTTGTAACGCCGCTCAGTCCATCTATCCTGCCATCTATCACTAAATACTCCTTGCTTTATTTGGCAGAACATAATCTTGGTCTCAAGCCCGTTCAAGGTGATGTCTTTATTGATGATTTGGATCGCTTCAAAGAAGCCGGTGCTTGCGGTACCGCGGCAGTTATCTCCCCAATCGGTGGTGTTCAACACGGTGATAATTTCCATGTCTTTTACAGCGAAACAGAAGTAGGACCTATCACTCGTAAGCTTTACGACCTCTTGACTGGTATTCAATTTGGTGATGTCGAAGGCCCAGAAGGCTGGATTTATAAGGTCGATTAA
- the fic gene encoding protein adenylyltransferase Fic: protein MVLENKLGLTDSLELSKAEEKISKEKAKRLFEEELLADKKAGTYKTLAFIHKFLFEDLYGFAGKLRAVDLAKGGFRFAPLLHLKGSLETIEKMPQDSFDHIVEKYVEMNIAHPFREGNGRSMRLWLDHLLKHELGYVIDWSKVDKEDYLLGMERSPIRDIEIKYVLKQALAGDINNRELYMKGVDHSYDYEGYRLYRTEEL from the coding sequence ATGGTTTTAGAGAATAAATTAGGCCTGACAGATTCTCTTGAGCTTTCAAAAGCTGAGGAAAAAATCAGTAAAGAGAAGGCAAAACGCCTATTTGAAGAAGAATTATTGGCTGATAAGAAGGCGGGAACTTACAAAACCTTAGCCTTTATTCATAAATTTTTATTTGAAGATCTTTATGGTTTTGCAGGGAAATTACGTGCTGTTGACTTGGCTAAAGGCGGTTTTCGATTTGCCCCCTTGTTACATTTGAAGGGATCGCTTGAAACGATTGAGAAAATGCCACAAGATAGTTTTGATCATATTGTTGAAAAATACGTTGAGATGAACATCGCCCACCCTTTCCGAGAAGGAAATGGGCGGAGCATGCGTCTTTGGCTGGACCATTTGTTGAAACATGAACTTGGTTATGTTATCGATTGGTCAAAAGTGGATAAAGAAGATTATTTATTGGGAATGGAGCGAAGCCCAATCCGAGATATTGAAATCAAGTATGTCTTAAAACAAGCTCTGGCTGGTGACATCAATAACCGTGAATTGTACATGAAAGGTGTTGACCACAGTTATGATTACGAAGGCTATCGCCTTTATCGAACAGAGGAATTGTGA
- a CDS encoding DUF3862 domain-containing protein, which yields MKKVITGLMSLLAIMVLVACHKSSNDDKPTSSSLSLSSSTLQSSDNHDSVRKNFDKVSLGKADNDFTGGTNLAQLKQYFGEPKAHKQEKPSSGNITLDVYTWNIGSITVEVKLFNDSTLVRSIKGYSYHRSANFSAKDYQNLKTGYAYSDMVAKYGAPDSLSEAASSDKTELQAVWSSNLKLAKGQKDGQMILNFTNGKLTDKEQTGLGTAK from the coding sequence ATGAAAAAAGTCATCACAGGTCTCATGAGTCTTCTGGCGATTATGGTTTTAGTGGCTTGCCACAAGTCAAGTAATGATGATAAACCAACATCGTCGTCCTTATCTCTGTCATCTTCTACGTTGCAGAGCTCTGATAATCATGATAGTGTTCGGAAGAACTTTGATAAGGTAAGCTTGGGCAAAGCTGATAATGACTTTACCGGAGGCACGAATTTAGCTCAGTTGAAACAGTATTTCGGTGAGCCTAAGGCTCATAAGCAAGAAAAACCTTCATCAGGGAATATCACTCTAGATGTCTATACTTGGAATATTGGCAGTATTACTGTTGAAGTCAAGCTCTTTAACGATAGTACGCTGGTTCGTTCGATTAAAGGCTATTCTTACCATCGTTCTGCCAACTTTTCAGCTAAAGATTATCAAAATCTGAAGACTGGCTATGCCTATTCGGATATGGTAGCGAAATATGGGGCCCCCGACAGCCTATCAGAAGCAGCGTCTTCAGATAAGACTGAGTTGCAGGCAGTCTGGTCCAGTAATCTCAAGCTCGCTAAAGGGCAAAAAGATGGTCAAATGATTCTGAACTTTACTAATGGTAAATTGACCGACAAGGAACAAACTGGTCTAGGTACAGCTAAATAA
- a CDS encoding ABC transporter ATP-binding protein — protein MEKLLQVHHVSKSYGKQAALDDVSLTISSGKIVGLLGPNGSGKTTLIKLINGLLKQSSGEIVVDGFHPSISSKRIVSYLPDTSYLNETMTVNQALNLFQDFYQDFDTDKAQALLNDLHIDAKERIKNLSKGTKEKVQLILVMSRQAKLYVLDEPIGGVDPAARDYILRTIINNYSEEASVIISTHLITDVEQILDDVIFLKDGKVLLEGNSDDIRFEHGKSIDALFREMFQS, from the coding sequence ATGGAGAAATTATTACAAGTCCATCATGTTTCAAAATCTTATGGCAAGCAAGCAGCCTTAGACGACGTGAGTTTAACAATTTCCAGTGGGAAAATCGTTGGTCTGCTTGGTCCTAATGGATCTGGTAAAACAACTCTAATTAAACTCATCAATGGCCTTTTAAAACAGTCCAGCGGTGAAATTGTCGTAGATGGTTTTCATCCATCCATCAGCAGTAAAAGAATTGTTTCTTATCTGCCAGACACCAGCTACCTCAATGAAACTATGACCGTAAATCAAGCTTTGAATCTTTTTCAAGACTTCTATCAAGACTTTGATACTGATAAGGCTCAGGCTCTGCTCAACGATTTACACATTGATGCCAAAGAAAGAATCAAAAACTTATCTAAGGGGACTAAAGAAAAGGTTCAACTCATCTTGGTCATGAGTCGTCAGGCTAAACTTTATGTGCTGGATGAACCAATCGGCGGTGTTGACCCTGCAGCGCGCGACTATATTCTGCGTACTATTATCAACAATTATTCAGAGGAGGCATCAGTAATCATTTCCACCCACTTGATTACCGATGTTGAACAAATACTGGATGATGTGATCTTCCTAAAAGACGGTAAGGTTCTTCTGGAAGGCAATAGTGATGACATTCGCTTTGAACACGGAAAATCTATCGACGCTCTCTTTAGAGAAATGTTTCAGAGTTAG
- the rpsA gene encoding 30S ribosomal protein S1: MNEFEDLLNSVSEVNPGDVVTAEVLTVDNGQANVIIEGTGIEGVLTLRELTNDREADINDFVKSGDKIEVLVLRQVVGKDTDTVTYLVSKKRLEARKAWDKLVGREGEVVTVKGTRAVKGGLSVEFEGLRGFIPASMLDTRFVRNTEQFVGQDIEAKIKEVDPAENRFILSRREVVEEKNAAARQEIFSKLEVGSVVKGKVARLTSFGAFVDLGGVDGLVHVTELSHERNVSPKSVVSVGDEIDVKVLAIDEEAGRISLSLKATTPGPWDGVEQKLAAGDVIDGKVKRLTDFGAFVEVLPGIDGLVHISQISHKRVENPKDVLSVGQEVQVKVLSVDADAERVSLSIKALQERPADAEGQGEKRQSRPRRQKREKRDYELPETQTGFSMADLFGDIEL, encoded by the coding sequence ATGAATGAATTTGAAGATTTGCTAAACAGTGTTAGCGAAGTTAACCCTGGTGACGTTGTCACTGCTGAAGTTTTGACAGTTGATAATGGTCAAGCAAACGTAATTATAGAAGGTACTGGTATCGAAGGTGTTTTAACTCTTCGTGAATTGACTAACGACCGTGAAGCTGACATTAACGACTTTGTTAAATCTGGTGATAAAATTGAAGTTCTTGTCCTTCGTCAAGTTGTTGGCAAAGACACAGATACCGTTACCTATCTTGTCTCTAAAAAACGCTTGGAAGCACGTAAAGCTTGGGATAAACTTGTCGGTCGTGAAGGTGAAGTCGTAACGGTTAAAGGAACTCGTGCTGTTAAAGGTGGACTGTCAGTAGAATTTGAAGGACTTCGTGGATTTATCCCGGCTTCAATGCTTGATACTCGTTTTGTTCGTAATACTGAACAATTTGTTGGTCAAGATATTGAAGCTAAAATCAAAGAAGTTGATCCAGCTGAAAATCGCTTCATTCTTTCACGTCGTGAAGTTGTGGAAGAAAAGAATGCAGCGGCTCGTCAAGAAATCTTCTCTAAGCTTGAAGTTGGTTCAGTTGTAAAAGGTAAAGTAGCTCGTTTAACTAGCTTTGGTGCTTTTGTCGACCTTGGCGGTGTTGATGGACTTGTTCACGTGACTGAGTTGTCTCATGAACGTAATGTATCACCTAAGTCAGTTGTTTCTGTTGGTGATGAAATTGATGTTAAAGTTCTTGCTATTGATGAAGAAGCAGGGCGTATCTCACTTTCATTGAAAGCTACAACCCCTGGACCATGGGATGGTGTTGAACAAAAATTAGCTGCTGGGGATGTTATCGACGGTAAAGTAAAACGTTTGACTGATTTCGGTGCTTTTGTTGAAGTTCTCCCTGGTATTGATGGACTTGTTCACATTTCACAAATTTCTCACAAACGTGTTGAAAATCCAAAAGATGTCCTTTCAGTAGGTCAAGAAGTTCAAGTGAAAGTTTTGTCAGTTGATGCTGATGCCGAGCGTGTATCATTGTCAATCAAAGCTCTTCAGGAACGTCCTGCTGATGCTGAAGGCCAAGGAGAAAAACGTCAATCACGTCCACGTCGTCAAAAACGTGAAAAACGCGATTACGAATTGCCAGAAACTCAAACAGGTTTCTCAATGGCAGATCTCTTTGGAGATATCGAATTGTAA
- a CDS encoding GntR family transcriptional regulator: MAWTFDEKSPIYLQIAKNIKIKIVSQEMKQGEQLPTVRDYAQEAGVNPNTMQRAFTELEREGIVFSRRTAGRFVTEDADLIEEKRAELAQDEIANFMLNMENIGFSDREILAEIDSYLKQNSVN; the protein is encoded by the coding sequence ATGGCTTGGACCTTTGACGAAAAATCACCAATCTATTTGCAAATTGCAAAAAATATTAAAATCAAAATCGTTAGCCAGGAAATGAAACAGGGCGAGCAATTGCCAACTGTTCGTGACTATGCCCAAGAAGCTGGGGTCAATCCCAACACCATGCAACGAGCTTTTACCGAATTAGAGCGAGAAGGAATAGTCTTCTCACGGCGAACTGCGGGACGTTTTGTAACTGAAGACGCCGATTTAATTGAAGAAAAGCGCGCAGAATTAGCTCAGGATGAGATTGCTAATTTCATGTTAAATATGGAAAATATCGGTTTTTCTGATCGAGAAATTTTGGCGGAAATCGATAGTTATCTTAAACAGAACTCAGTAAATTAG
- a CDS encoding TVP38/TMEM64 family protein yields MYEFFKKAIKWLGWLVLIVSAILVIWLFKDGTLSDFERFKTWVAQYKILSPLIFTLIQIIQVVLPIIPGGVTTIVGFAVFGFWQGLLYNSIGIIIGSIILFDLVQSFGRKFILLFVKEETFKKYEAKLESPGYERFFIFCMISPVSPADLMVMVTGLTNMSLKKFTMIMIWTKPISVIGYNLIWELGGKWAYYLFGFTKK; encoded by the coding sequence ATGTATGAATTTTTCAAGAAAGCCATTAAATGGCTGGGCTGGTTAGTCTTAATTGTCAGTGCTATTCTAGTTATCTGGCTCTTTAAAGATGGAACACTGAGTGATTTTGAGCGTTTTAAAACCTGGGTTGCTCAATACAAGATACTCTCCCCCTTGATTTTTACACTTATTCAAATTATTCAAGTGGTTTTACCCATCATTCCCGGTGGGGTCACAACTATTGTTGGTTTTGCTGTCTTTGGTTTCTGGCAGGGCCTTCTTTACAATTCTATCGGTATTATCATCGGTAGTATTATCCTCTTTGATTTGGTTCAAAGTTTTGGCCGTAAATTTATTCTTCTTTTCGTTAAAGAGGAGACTTTTAAGAAGTACGAAGCTAAGCTGGAAAGTCCCGGATACGAACGCTTTTTTATCTTCTGTATGATTTCCCCTGTCTCTCCAGCTGACCTCATGGTCATGGTCACTGGCCTGACCAATATGTCCTTGAAAAAATTCACCATGATCATGATCTGGACCAAGCCCATTTCCGTTATCGGCTACAACCTGATTTGGGAGCTTGGCGGTAAATGGGCCTATTACCTTTTTGGCTTTACTAAGAAATAG
- a CDS encoding DUF2969 domain-containing protein, with protein sequence MAKKDKKIEIQLADAQVLVSGKWLAGYELTIGKRTVGQIVEVDGQFTTVEKEGLKDSYKTLDQAIESIIESYNLNH encoded by the coding sequence ATGGCAAAAAAAGATAAAAAAATTGAAATCCAGTTAGCGGATGCTCAAGTCCTTGTTTCAGGCAAGTGGTTGGCCGGCTACGAATTGACCATTGGGAAACGTACCGTCGGTCAAATCGTAGAAGTAGATGGTCAGTTTACGACTGTTGAAAAAGAAGGACTCAAAGATTCCTATAAAACCTTAGATCAGGCAATAGAATCAATCATCGAAAGTTACAACCTAAATCACTAA
- the parC gene encoding DNA topoisomerase IV subunit A, with protein MSNIQNMSLEDIMGERFGRYSKYIIQERALPDIRDGLKPVQRRILYSMNKDGNTHDKGYRKSAKSVGNIMGNFHPHGDSSIYDAMVRMSQDWKNREILVEMHGNNGSMDGDPPAAMRYTEARLSEIAGYLLQDIDKDTVPWAWNFDDTEKEPTVLPAAFPNLLVNGATGISAGYATDIPPHNLAEVIDAVIYMIDHPKATVDKLMEFMPGPDLPTGAIIQGADEIRKAYETGKGRVVVRSRTEIEPLKGGKEQIIVTEIPYDVNKALLVKKIDDVRINNKVPGIAEVRDESDRDGLRIAIELKKDADSQAILNYLLKYTDLQINYNFNMVAIDNFTPRQVGIIPILTSYIAHRRDIIVARSKFDKQKAEKRLHIVEGLIRVLSILDEVIALIRASENKADAKENLKVSYDFTEEQAEAIVTLQLYRLTNTDIVTLEEEDAALREQIATLKAIIGDERTMYNLMKRELREVKKKFGNPRRSELQAQAQAIEIDTASLIVEEDTYVSLTRSGYVKRTSPRSYNASTPEELGKRDDDRVVIIAPAKTTQHLLIFTNLGNVIYRPIHELTDIRWKDIGEHLSQTVTNFTTDEEVLYAEIIDDFIPETYFAVTKQGQIKRVDRTEFQPWRSYKTKSVKYAKLKGEEDQVVTIAPIKLDQVMIITEKGYALHFSIEEVPVVGAKAAGVKAINLKDGDTVKAAFIANTKSFFILTQRGSLKRMALDDIPLAKRAGRGLQVLRELKSKPHRIFLAGPVLSDANTQDLDLFSTEVQESNDQQILEVMSKTGKIEQVNLVDLGLSERTSNGSFISDTISDEGVYRAEVK; from the coding sequence ATGTCAAACATTCAAAACATGTCCCTTGAGGACATCATGGGAGAGCGCTTTGGGCGCTACTCTAAATACATTATTCAAGAGCGGGCTCTGCCTGATATTCGCGATGGTTTGAAGCCAGTACAGCGCCGTATCCTTTATTCTATGAACAAGGATGGCAATACCCATGACAAGGGTTACCGTAAGTCTGCCAAGTCGGTCGGTAATATCATGGGGAACTTTCACCCGCACGGGGATTCATCCATTTATGATGCCATGGTGCGCATGTCTCAAGACTGGAAGAACCGTGAGATCTTGGTAGAAATGCACGGGAACAATGGTTCCATGGATGGTGACCCGCCGGCCGCTATGCGGTATACGGAGGCTCGCCTGTCAGAGATTGCCGGCTACCTCCTTCAAGACATCGACAAGGATACCGTGCCTTGGGCATGGAACTTTGACGATACAGAGAAAGAACCGACAGTCCTGCCGGCTGCCTTTCCTAACCTTTTGGTCAATGGAGCAACCGGTATTTCGGCTGGTTATGCGACGGATATTCCCCCCCACAATCTAGCTGAGGTCATTGATGCAGTTATCTATATGATTGACCATCCTAAGGCTACGGTTGATAAACTCATGGAATTCATGCCTGGACCAGATCTGCCGACTGGGGCCATTATCCAAGGAGCTGACGAAATTCGTAAAGCTTATGAAACTGGTAAAGGGCGTGTGGTTGTGCGTTCGCGTACAGAGATTGAACCTCTCAAGGGTGGCAAAGAGCAAATTATTGTTACCGAGATTCCTTATGATGTCAACAAGGCCCTGCTGGTTAAGAAGATTGACGATGTTCGTATCAACAATAAAGTACCTGGCATCGCCGAAGTGCGGGACGAATCTGACCGCGATGGTTTACGTATTGCCATTGAGCTTAAGAAGGATGCGGATAGTCAAGCGATTCTTAACTACCTGCTCAAATATACCGACCTGCAAATTAATTATAACTTTAACATGGTGGCTATTGACAATTTCACGCCAAGACAAGTTGGGATTATTCCAATTCTGACTAGTTATATTGCCCACCGGCGAGATATTATCGTAGCCCGCTCTAAATTCGATAAGCAGAAGGCTGAAAAGCGTCTCCATATTGTAGAAGGACTGATTAGGGTTCTCTCTATTCTGGATGAAGTGATTGCCTTGATTCGGGCTTCGGAAAATAAGGCGGATGCTAAGGAAAACCTTAAGGTCTCTTATGACTTTACCGAGGAGCAAGCTGAAGCTATTGTAACCTTGCAACTCTATCGTCTGACCAATACTGACATCGTCACTTTGGAAGAGGAAGATGCAGCTCTGCGGGAGCAAATTGCCACCCTTAAGGCGATCATCGGTGACGAACGGACCATGTATAATCTCATGAAACGTGAACTCCGTGAGGTTAAAAAGAAATTTGGCAACCCTCGTCGTTCAGAACTGCAGGCCCAAGCACAAGCGATTGAAATTGATACAGCCAGCCTAATTGTCGAAGAAGATACCTATGTCAGCTTAACTCGCAGCGGCTATGTCAAACGAACCAGCCCGCGTTCCTACAATGCGTCTACACCTGAAGAACTAGGCAAGCGGGATGACGATCGAGTCGTTATCATTGCGCCGGCCAAGACAACCCAGCACCTGCTGATTTTTACCAATCTTGGCAATGTCATTTACCGACCGATTCATGAACTGACTGATATTCGCTGGAAAGATATCGGTGAGCACCTCTCACAAACGGTAACAAATTTTACGACCGATGAAGAGGTACTCTACGCCGAAATCATTGATGACTTCATCCCTGAGACCTACTTTGCAGTGACTAAGCAAGGGCAAATCAAGCGAGTGGATCGGACTGAGTTCCAGCCATGGCGGAGCTATAAAACCAAATCAGTTAAATATGCCAAACTCAAAGGTGAAGAAGATCAGGTTGTTACCATTGCCCCAATCAAGCTGGATCAGGTCATGATAATCACTGAAAAAGGCTATGCCCTGCACTTCTCTATTGAAGAAGTCCCTGTTGTTGGTGCTAAAGCAGCAGGAGTCAAGGCTATCAACCTTAAAGATGGTGATACCGTTAAGGCAGCATTTATTGCCAATACTAAATCCTTCTTTATTCTGACTCAACGCGGCAGTCTCAAGCGGATGGCTCTGGATGACATTCCGCTAGCCAAGCGGGCAGGGCGTGGTCTGCAAGTTCTCAGAGAACTCAAGTCCAAACCTCACCGTATCTTCCTAGCGGGGCCAGTCCTGTCAGATGCCAATACCCAAGACCTTGACCTCTTCAGCACAGAAGTCCAAGAATCTAATGACCAACAGATTTTGGAAGTTATGTCTAAGACCGGTAAGATTGAACAAGTTAACTTGGTTGACCTAGGTCTATCTGAGCGTACTAGCAACGGCAGTTTCATTTCAGATACCATCTCAGATGAAGGAGTCTATAGAGCAGAAGTGAAATAG